One Chloroflexota bacterium genomic window carries:
- a CDS encoding zinc ABC transporter substrate-binding protein, translated as MRNTLQIGMLILVLLLVSCRPAAPVPRTTTSLDVVATLPFLADVAQNVAGDRLRVSSLLPAGVDPHSYEPTPADVAKVADSEVLIINGAGLEAFLERLLRSVGGERVVIEASTGLVSRTPHEGEVLEGEAHGHEHDPHFWLDPNLVIRYVENIRDGLSQVDPEGAAVYAANAAAYVTQLKELDAWIAEQIAQIPPQRRLLVTNHESFGYFADRYGLRIVGTVIPSVSTGASPSARQLARLVDAIKASGAPAIFLETGSNPQLAQQLARETGVKIVTNLYTHSLGAAGGSPSSYIEMMRHNTRVIVDGLKGEE; from the coding sequence ATGCGTAATACCCTACAAATAGGGATGCTGATCCTGGTCTTGTTGCTCGTCTCCTGTCGTCCCGCGGCTCCAGTACCAAGAACGACGACTTCCTTGGATGTGGTGGCGACGCTGCCATTTCTAGCGGACGTTGCCCAGAACGTGGCCGGCGACCGTTTGAGAGTGTCGTCGCTATTGCCTGCTGGTGTGGATCCGCATAGTTATGAACCGACGCCAGCAGATGTGGCCAAAGTTGCCGATAGCGAGGTGTTGATTATCAACGGGGCCGGCTTGGAAGCATTTCTGGAAAGGCTGCTGCGCAGCGTCGGTGGTGAGCGTGTCGTCATCGAGGCGTCAACAGGGTTGGTCAGCCGTACGCCGCACGAGGGCGAGGTTCTGGAAGGCGAGGCTCATGGACATGAGCACGATCCCCATTTCTGGCTCGACCCGAACTTGGTCATCCGCTACGTGGAGAACATTCGCGATGGGTTGAGCCAGGTGGATCCTGAAGGGGCAGCGGTGTATGCAGCCAATGCCGCGGCGTACGTTACTCAGCTCAAGGAGTTGGATGCCTGGATTGCCGAGCAAATAGCGCAGATTCCACCGCAGCGGCGCCTACTGGTGACCAACCACGAGAGTTTTGGCTACTTTGCGGATCGCTATGGCTTGCGCATCGTGGGCACGGTTATACCCAGTGTGAGCACGGGCGCTTCACCCTCTGCCCGGCAATTGGCACGGCTGGTGGATGCTATCAAGGCGAGTGGTGCGCCGGCGATCTTCCTGGAAACGGGCAGCAATCCTCAATTGGCGCAGCAATTGGCACGGGAGACGGGGGTCAAAATCGTTACCAATCTATACACCCACTCTTTGGGAGCAGCAGGTGGCTCACCTTCCAGTTACATCGAGATGATGCGACATAATACGAGGGTTATTGTGGATGGGTTGAAAGGTGAGGAGTGA
- a CDS encoding transcriptional repressor: MLADVAERLQQAGYRITRPRRAVLQVLESEGEFLSPAEVLARGQAIYPALSRATVYRTLEILAQLGLLCMIHAGEARSRVACVEMHHRGHHLLLCVSCGNVIPFEECVVSDLEALLAQRLGFQIKGHLLEFYGLCEECRERQKAEVLEEGESGENA; this comes from the coding sequence ATGTTGGCTGACGTTGCGGAACGCTTGCAGCAAGCGGGCTATCGCATTACCAGGCCACGCCGGGCGGTATTGCAAGTGCTGGAGAGCGAAGGGGAGTTCCTCAGTCCAGCAGAGGTGCTGGCGCGCGGGCAGGCGATTTACCCTGCGCTGAGCAGGGCGACCGTTTACCGCACGCTGGAGATTTTGGCGCAGTTGGGGCTGCTGTGCATGATCCATGCCGGTGAGGCTCGTTCGCGCGTGGCCTGCGTGGAGATGCACCATCGCGGGCATCACCTTCTGCTTTGTGTGAGTTGTGGCAACGTGATCCCATTTGAGGAATGCGTTGTCAGTGATCTGGAAGCGCTGCTTGCACAGCGCTTGGGCTTCCAAATCAAGGGGCATTTGCTTGAGTTTTATGGCTTGTGCGAGGAATGCAGAGAGCGGCAGAAGGCGGAGGTACTAGAGGAGGGGGAAAGCGGTGAGAATGCGTAA
- a CDS encoding site-specific integrase, with protein MMSQQPLLSSTEEAPLSAKETAKLTANSSLHKALEAFHAHMVSQDLSIHTIKAFDSDLRLLSRYLGQRAVIGHISTKQLEDFLHYLRHERGVPCKMKSLARRLTTLKVFFSWLAEEGIIPSNPAAPLVHQRVSTPLPRVLSEKEIAQLLTATEKWRRNAQKPDARPHLLCILLLSTGIKKSECMNIAPTDIDISDPNMPTVFIRYESIRQRYKERKLRLPPQFPAVLREYISQYKPQTKLFECTARNLEYVLDECTKRAGLPSRSVSFEILRWTCAVRDLKAGMDEDLLRRKLGLSRITWADALDKLKRLTAAPL; from the coding sequence ATGATGTCTCAACAACCGCTGCTCTCATCTACCGAAGAGGCGCCACTGAGCGCAAAAGAGACTGCAAAACTGACTGCCAACTCTTCCCTGCACAAAGCTCTTGAAGCCTTCCACGCCCACATGGTCAGCCAAGACCTGAGCATCCACACGATCAAAGCCTTCGACAGCGATTTGCGCCTTCTCTCTCGCTACCTGGGCCAAAGGGCGGTCATCGGCCACATCAGCACCAAACAACTGGAGGACTTTCTCCACTACTTGCGCCACGAACGCGGCGTGCCCTGCAAGATGAAATCGCTGGCGCGTCGTTTGACTACACTCAAAGTCTTTTTCTCCTGGCTGGCGGAGGAAGGCATCATCCCATCTAACCCCGCTGCCCCGCTTGTCCACCAGCGCGTCAGCACTCCCCTACCCCGTGTGCTATCCGAAAAAGAAATCGCTCAGCTCCTCACCGCTACCGAGAAGTGGCGCCGCAATGCGCAAAAACCCGATGCGCGCCCCCATCTTCTGTGCATCCTGCTGCTGAGCACGGGCATCAAAAAGTCCGAGTGCATGAACATCGCTCCTACCGACATTGACATCTCCGATCCCAATATGCCCACCGTCTTCATCCGCTACGAAAGCATCCGCCAGCGCTACAAGGAGCGCAAACTGCGCCTGCCACCTCAGTTTCCCGCTGTCCTGAGAGAGTACATTTCCCAGTACAAGCCCCAGACCAAACTCTTCGAGTGCACGGCACGCAACCTGGAATACGTATTGGACGAGTGCACCAAACGGGCTGGGTTGCCATCGCGGAGCGTCTCCTTCGAGATCCTGCGCTGGACCTGCGCCGTGCGCGACCTCAAAGCGGGCATGGATGAGGACCTCCTGCGCCGCAAATTGGGCCTATCCCGCATCACCTGGGCGGATGCACTGGACAAACTCAAGAGGCTTACTGCTGCGCCGCTCTAG
- a CDS encoding ABC transporter ATP-binding protein: MSEYFDEEEEKQTEVSLQTLCRILAQTKPHWKWVVGFMVSVAVVSVLDSVFAYLRKQIVDQGILGGNQTVFVQTLLIYGATILAQALGVFAFIYLVGILGQRIEYDLRQAMFDHLQELSFDYFNRRPVGWIMARVTSDSERVAHLVTWGLLDVTWGLLNIATSAVFMYIINWRLALIVLTMLPILLVVAAQFQKRILREYRRVRRFNSKITAAYNENITGVRVVKALCREEENLREFGALSSDMYRSSYRAAWLSALFLPTVQIISALGAASVIGYGGWQIRWGGITIGGIQAFLSYIGFMMWPIQDLARVYAELQHALASGERIFALLDTAPTVADRPGAVEVDTIRGDISFEHVYFDYDPETPVLEDFNLYVKQGETIALVGPTGGGKTTIVNLLCRFYEPCQGVIRIAGRDYRELSLHSIQSRIGVVLQTPHLFSGTIRENIRYGRLGATDEEVEEAALIAGAHDFIVKLEKGYDTEVGEGGQLLSVGQKQLISLARAVLAQPDIFVMDEATSSVDTLTEASIQKGMEALMKGRTSFIIAHRLSTIKRANRILFIDHGRIVEMGSHAELLRAKGRYYQLHVQQFQRELEQEVLGLEVAAN; the protein is encoded by the coding sequence GTGTCGGAATACTTTGACGAAGAGGAAGAAAAGCAAACAGAGGTCAGCCTGCAGACGCTGTGCCGCATCCTGGCTCAGACCAAGCCGCACTGGAAGTGGGTGGTTGGGTTCATGGTTTCGGTCGCCGTTGTCTCGGTGCTGGATTCGGTCTTTGCCTACCTGCGCAAGCAGATTGTTGACCAGGGCATTTTGGGCGGCAATCAGACCGTTTTTGTCCAGACATTGTTGATCTATGGCGCGACGATCCTGGCGCAAGCGCTCGGCGTATTCGCTTTCATTTATTTAGTAGGCATCTTGGGACAGCGCATCGAGTATGACCTGCGTCAGGCGATGTTCGACCACCTGCAGGAACTGTCCTTCGACTACTTCAACCGCCGGCCAGTGGGCTGGATCATGGCACGCGTGACCTCGGATTCGGAACGTGTGGCGCATCTGGTCACCTGGGGGTTGTTGGACGTGACCTGGGGACTGCTGAATATTGCCACATCCGCTGTTTTCATGTACATTATCAACTGGCGGTTGGCGCTGATTGTCCTGACCATGCTGCCTATCTTGCTGGTGGTGGCGGCGCAGTTCCAGAAGAGGATCCTCCGCGAATACCGCCGCGTGCGGCGCTTCAATTCCAAGATCACCGCCGCTTACAACGAAAATATCACCGGTGTGCGCGTGGTCAAGGCGCTTTGCCGCGAAGAGGAGAATTTGCGCGAGTTCGGCGCGCTTTCTTCGGACATGTACCGTTCTTCTTACCGTGCGGCTTGGCTTTCTGCACTGTTCCTGCCCACCGTGCAGATCATCAGCGCCTTGGGCGCGGCCAGCGTCATCGGGTACGGCGGTTGGCAAATACGCTGGGGCGGGATCACCATCGGCGGCATCCAGGCCTTTCTCTCTTACATTGGCTTTATGATGTGGCCCATCCAGGACCTGGCGCGTGTTTATGCCGAGCTGCAGCATGCCCTGGCCTCCGGCGAGCGCATCTTTGCCCTGCTGGATACGGCGCCCACCGTAGCGGACCGACCCGGCGCGGTGGAAGTGGACACCATCCGCGGCGACATTTCCTTCGAGCACGTCTATTTCGACTACGATCCAGAAACGCCCGTGCTGGAGGATTTCAATCTTTATGTCAAACAAGGCGAGACCATCGCCCTGGTGGGGCCTACCGGCGGTGGTAAGACCACCATCGTCAACCTCCTGTGCCGCTTCTACGAGCCATGTCAGGGGGTAATCCGCATCGCGGGGCGCGACTATCGGGAGTTATCATTACACTCTATCCAATCGCGCATTGGCGTGGTGCTGCAAACGCCACACCTGTTCTCCGGCACCATTCGTGAAAACATCCGCTACGGCCGCCTAGGAGCTACAGATGAGGAAGTGGAAGAGGCGGCGCTTATCGCAGGTGCACACGACTTTATCGTGAAGCTGGAGAAGGGCTACGATACAGAGGTGGGCGAAGGCGGGCAACTGCTCTCGGTGGGGCAGAAGCAACTCATCAGCCTGGCGCGGGCGGTACTGGCGCAGCCAGACATCTTTGTCATGGATGAGGCGACCAGTTCCGTGGACACGCTAACTGAAGCCTCTATCCAGAAAGGCATGGAGGCGTTGATGAAGGGCCGCACCAGCTTTATCATTGCCCATCGCCTTTCTACCATCAAGCGCGCCAACCGCATCCTGTTCATTGACCACGGGCGCATCGTCGAGATGGGCAGCCATGCCGAGCTCCTGCGTGCTAAGGGGCGCTACTACCAACTCCATGTGCAGCAATTCCAACGCGAGCTGGAGCAAGAGGTGCTGGGTCTGGAAGTCGCCGCCAACTGA
- a CDS encoding class I SAM-dependent methyltransferase — MAIYDQYARVYDESGQIAFSLKMIPYLDELLQRHPVPARSMLDLACGTGTVAVAFAQQGWEVYGVDASAGMLEQARRKAAQIGQSVTFSQQDMRQFVLPHAVGLVSCLYDSLNYMLTLADLQLVFQRVAAALLPNGVFMGDMNTREMLEHVWDNNTFFVEGKNLAIVMVSSYDPEMGLSTVDVVGFVRQENGLYERFEERHMERAYENMQVRAALERAGLRVEAAYECFSFDPPDEETRRILWVARAHTNRDTEYEACNTQSLHSLLINHV, encoded by the coding sequence ATGGCTATTTATGACCAGTATGCACGGGTATACGACGAGTCCGGGCAAATTGCCTTCAGCTTGAAGATGATCCCCTACTTGGATGAGCTATTGCAGCGCCATCCTGTGCCGGCACGTTCTATGCTCGATCTGGCCTGTGGCACGGGCACAGTGGCGGTGGCTTTTGCCCAGCAAGGGTGGGAGGTCTATGGCGTGGATGCCTCCGCGGGTATGCTGGAGCAAGCCAGGCGCAAAGCAGCGCAGATAGGGCAGTCAGTGACATTCAGTCAGCAAGATATGCGCCAATTCGTCCTGCCGCACGCGGTGGGGCTGGTCTCTTGCCTTTACGACAGCCTCAACTACATGCTCACCCTTGCTGACCTGCAGCTCGTCTTCCAGCGCGTAGCAGCGGCTCTGCTGCCGAATGGCGTGTTCATGGGCGACATGAACACCCGGGAGATGCTGGAGCATGTGTGGGATAACAACACCTTCTTTGTCGAGGGCAAGAACCTGGCCATCGTCATGGTCAGCAGCTACGACCCAGAAATGGGGCTATCCACCGTAGATGTGGTGGGCTTTGTGCGGCAGGAAAACGGGCTGTACGAGCGCTTCGAGGAACGACACATGGAAAGGGCTTACGAGAACATGCAAGTCCGGGCGGCATTGGAAAGGGCCGGCTTGCGCGTAGAAGCTGCCTACGAATGCTTCAGCTTCGACCCGCCGGATGAGGAGACCAGGCGCATCCTGTGGGTAGCAAGGGCGCACACGAATCGGGACACGGAATACGAAGCATGTAACACGCAATCCCTTCACTCCCTCCTGATCAACCATGTATAA
- a CDS encoding bifunctional folylpolyglutamate synthase/dihydrofolate synthase → MPISYPEALSYLYSLTNYEIKSTYAYAPQFFDLRRVERLLEALDNPHHKFQSVHIAGTKGKGSTCAMLASILKMAGYRTGLYISPHLHSFRERIQVNNDYIPEADFAALVGQIRPIAERDKELTTFEVATALAFAYFAQVGVDIAVVEVGLGGRLDATNVILPLVSIISTIGHDHMHILGKTLRKIATEKAGIIKEGVPVVSAPQEPAAMAVIERVASEKHAPLHAVGKDWQWRNTEYSLEGQEFTATHRGQNPLPNNGLYKELYIPLLGKHQLRNATVVLQTVEVLRSLGWQVSNTALRQGLRDVVWPARFEIMGRSPYFIVDGAHNVDSARCLAETLQQYFPNRKPWFVLAILSDKDIPAILHQLLPHARGATFTRSHHPRAADPEQLETEAVRYGIPTQVIADVGEATRVALGQADTDGLVVAAGSFSTAGEAREAWLRLHNMPLPPLDPKV, encoded by the coding sequence GTGCCCATCTCTTATCCAGAAGCGCTGAGCTATTTATACAGCCTCACCAACTATGAGATCAAGTCAACCTATGCCTACGCGCCGCAGTTCTTTGACTTGCGACGTGTCGAGCGCCTGCTCGAGGCGCTGGACAATCCGCACCACAAGTTCCAGAGCGTGCACATTGCCGGCACCAAAGGCAAAGGCTCCACTTGCGCTATGCTTGCCTCCATTCTCAAGATGGCCGGCTACCGCACCGGACTGTACATCTCGCCGCACTTGCACTCTTTCCGTGAACGCATCCAGGTGAACAACGACTATATCCCCGAGGCCGACTTTGCGGCCCTTGTGGGTCAAATTCGCCCTATCGCGGAGCGGGATAAGGAGTTGACTACCTTCGAGGTCGCCACGGCGCTTGCTTTTGCCTACTTCGCGCAAGTCGGGGTGGACATTGCCGTCGTAGAGGTGGGCCTGGGTGGGAGGCTGGATGCTACCAATGTCATCCTGCCGCTCGTTTCCATTATCAGCACGATTGGCCATGACCATATGCACATCCTTGGCAAGACGCTGCGCAAGATCGCTACCGAGAAGGCGGGTATCATCAAAGAGGGTGTGCCCGTCGTATCTGCGCCGCAGGAGCCGGCAGCGATGGCGGTGATCGAGCGCGTCGCCAGCGAGAAACATGCCCCGCTCCATGCCGTCGGCAAGGACTGGCAATGGCGCAACACCGAATACAGTTTGGAGGGGCAGGAATTCACCGCCACACATCGTGGGCAGAACCCTCTCCCCAACAATGGGCTTTACAAGGAGCTTTATATTCCGCTCCTGGGCAAGCACCAACTGCGCAACGCCACTGTCGTCCTGCAGACCGTCGAAGTGCTGCGTTCCTTAGGGTGGCAGGTCAGCAATACGGCGTTGCGTCAAGGGCTGCGCGATGTGGTCTGGCCAGCACGTTTCGAAATCATGGGGCGCTCCCCCTACTTTATCGTGGACGGAGCGCACAATGTGGATTCGGCGCGTTGCCTTGCCGAAACTCTGCAGCAATACTTCCCGAACCGAAAGCCATGGTTTGTCCTCGCCATCCTCAGTGACAAAGACATCCCAGCTATCCTGCACCAGTTGCTGCCGCATGCCCGCGGTGCGACCTTCACTCGTTCGCACCATCCACGCGCAGCAGACCCAGAGCAATTAGAGACGGAAGCAGTCCGCTATGGCATTCCCACCCAAGTGATCGCTGATGTAGGTGAAGCCACGCGTGTGGCATTGGGACAGGCAGACACGGACGGGTTGGTGGTAGCGGCAGGCTCCTTCAGCACAGCGGGCGAAGCCCGCGAGGCCTGGCTGCGTCTGCACAATATGCCGCTGCCACCGCTAGACCCCAAAGTCTAA
- a CDS encoding orotidine 5'-phosphate decarboxylase, with protein sequence MLRRIIRKQLEAALEQQRAQGRVDPRLETLLGEGWPEAKEVAEQFMALPSRSRLSSDFRYLQLAFNEDWAQARRLLPAIPMSERVLIEAGTPYIKREGLKGIQAIRSYWPGHIVADLKASDGGAEEAEMVYAAGATAATVLGSSPIETLDRFIAACERLGMESMIDMLGVSDPLRVVTQLRKPPRVVVLHRGRDEEGTRGKVIQYRHVNRLRSKFDVLISAAGGVDLREARSAIFNGANIVVVNIVSPGKPWEGIRADADVGGLAREFLETIE encoded by the coding sequence ATGCTGCGCCGTATCATCCGCAAGCAACTGGAAGCTGCCCTGGAACAACAGCGCGCCCAGGGCCGTGTGGACCCCCGATTGGAAACCCTTCTTGGCGAAGGATGGCCAGAGGCGAAAGAAGTGGCAGAACAGTTCATGGCGCTGCCCAGCCGAAGCAGGCTCAGCAGCGACTTTCGCTACCTGCAACTGGCGTTCAACGAGGATTGGGCACAAGCGCGTCGCCTTCTTCCGGCTATCCCAATGAGCGAGCGCGTCCTGATCGAGGCAGGCACGCCATATATCAAACGCGAGGGCTTGAAAGGGATCCAGGCGATCCGTAGCTACTGGCCAGGACATATCGTGGCTGATTTGAAAGCGTCAGACGGTGGTGCCGAGGAGGCAGAGATGGTCTATGCCGCGGGCGCCACTGCCGCCACGGTGCTGGGCAGCTCGCCGATCGAGACGTTGGACCGCTTCATCGCTGCCTGTGAGCGGCTGGGCATGGAGTCCATGATTGATATGCTGGGCGTGAGCGACCCGCTGCGCGTGGTAACGCAGTTGAGAAAGCCGCCCAGGGTTGTTGTCCTGCACCGTGGTCGGGATGAGGAGGGCACACGTGGCAAGGTAATCCAGTACCGGCATGTCAACCGTCTGCGCAGCAAATTCGACGTGCTCATCTCTGCTGCGGGCGGTGTGGATTTGCGCGAGGCGCGCAGCGCCATCTTCAACGGCGCCAACATCGTGGTGGTCAATATCGTCTCGCCAGGCAAGCCCTGGGAAGGCATCCGCGCTGATGCGGACGTGGGCGGGCTGGCGCGCGAGTTCCTGGAGACTATCGAATAA
- a CDS encoding slipin family protein, translating into MFWVMLFLAVVLFVFFYLLSGIRMLYQYQRGVVFTLGKYSGTRNPGLTWIAPIFQNMRVVDMRIKTADIPKQEVITRDNITILANTVVYFRVERPEDAIIKIEDYGYAVRQYTQTALRDVVGNSELDFVLSEREKIAESIRKIVDAETSGWGIDIESIKIQEIELPAEMKRAMAKQAEAERERRAVIIASQGELSAAENLMKAAEMLAKSPGALHLRTLQTIRDIAADPSEKIIIFMPSNLEETVAKLVQKG; encoded by the coding sequence ATGTTTTGGGTCATGCTGTTTTTGGCTGTGGTGCTGTTTGTGTTCTTTTACCTGCTCTCGGGCATCCGCATGTTGTACCAGTACCAACGTGGGGTGGTCTTTACTCTTGGCAAGTACAGTGGTACCCGCAATCCCGGTTTGACCTGGATTGCGCCCATCTTCCAGAACATGCGCGTAGTGGACATGCGCATCAAGACCGCGGACATCCCCAAGCAGGAGGTCATCACTCGCGATAACATCACCATCCTCGCCAACACGGTGGTCTATTTCCGCGTGGAGAGGCCGGAAGATGCCATCATCAAGATCGAGGATTACGGCTATGCTGTGCGCCAGTACACGCAGACTGCCCTGCGCGATGTCGTGGGCAACAGCGAGTTGGACTTTGTCCTGAGCGAGCGCGAGAAGATTGCCGAGAGCATCCGCAAGATCGTGGACGCCGAGACTTCTGGGTGGGGCATTGACATCGAATCCATCAAGATCCAGGAGATCGAGCTGCCTGCCGAGATGAAACGCGCCATGGCGAAGCAGGCCGAGGCGGAGCGCGAGCGCCGCGCGGTGATCATTGCTTCGCAAGGCGAGCTGTCCGCTGCCGAGAACCTGATGAAAGCGGCTGAGATGCTCGCCAAGAGCCCCGGTGCCCTACACCTGCGCACCTTGCAGACCATCCGCGACATCGCTGCCGACCCGTCGGAGAAAATCATCATCTTCATGCCCAGCAACTTGGAGGAGACCGTCGCCAAGCTCGTGCAGAAGGGGTAA
- a CDS encoding tetratricopeptide repeat protein: MTLDRFALILLSSTSQHAQDNALASSHGRGVGEHERYFLKWIQEHRDALNLLLGPGILVVVVGSIIASFRWLWRRWRAHQIREEIFPFDEIPPNSDVARVILPGDEYGPLSDRLIPYSEGYFQQALAQWDKAWQEHLQSVAGLLENKAIALLCLGQKQEALSTLTQALRQWLPADVIDFALYDLLRTAPHPPDGVEEMIAMLKKGPS, translated from the coding sequence TTGACACTTGATCGCTTTGCTCTTATACTATTGTCAAGCACAAGCCAGCATGCGCAAGACAATGCGCTAGCGTCCTCGCATGGCAGGGGAGTTGGGGAGCATGAGCGATATTTTCTGAAATGGATCCAAGAGCACCGAGATGCCCTGAACTTGCTCCTTGGCCCGGGCATCCTTGTCGTGGTGGTGGGCTCGATCATCGCTTCCTTTCGTTGGCTTTGGAGGCGATGGCGTGCGCATCAGATACGCGAAGAAATCTTCCCCTTCGACGAGATTCCCCCGAACAGCGACGTAGCCCGTGTCATCCTGCCTGGCGACGAATACGGCCCCTTATCAGACCGCCTTATTCCCTATAGCGAGGGATATTTCCAGCAGGCCCTGGCACAGTGGGACAAAGCCTGGCAGGAGCATTTGCAGTCTGTAGCGGGCTTGCTCGAAAACAAAGCCATCGCTCTGCTCTGCTTGGGGCAAAAACAGGAGGCTCTCTCCACTCTCACGCAAGCCTTGCGCCAGTGGCTGCCGGCAGATGTGATTGATTTCGCGTTATACGACTTGCTGCGCACCGCGCCCCATCCGCCTGACGGCGTTGAGGAAATGATTGCCATGTTGAAAAAAGGCCCGTCGTAG